GTCCGCGGGCGTAACCAATGGATTCTGTTCATATCTATAGATGTTCATAAGATGAGTCCTTTCTTTCGTTCATTGCTTGACCGGCCTTATTCGGCCGGGTAATTATGATTAACCGAAATTACAAACCGGCAAAAGGGTCGTTGATGGTCAACATCTGCGCATCGGCATCGCTGATACCGGCATACAACAAGGCGCTGCCGTCCTCCCGTCTCACCAGGCCGCCGCTAAAGACAACATCCTGCAGGTCCGGCCGCTTGGACGGTCCAGGCAGGAACCGGTTGCGCTCGGCGATCATCTTCATATCGGTAAAAGAAGCATTCCCCGGATCAAATACGAAGGCCATCGGATAATAATGACGGTCTCCGGCTTCGTCGAAGCAGGCCGTATGGCCAAGCACGCCGATTCGGCCGTCGTTCAGCAAATGAGCTTCATTGGCACCGCCCCATTCGCCTTCCGCGAATTGCCCTTCAAGGAGCGGCGCGTCGTCGATAACATTCGTCGTCAGGGCATCCAGCGAAGCAACCCGCGCAAAACCGATTTTGCCGCGGCCTCCCTTCTCGCCCTGCGGGCGGGTGAAGACCCCAATGCTGCCGCTTTGAAGCTCGACAAGACGGATATCCTTCATTCCGTCAGGTCCTTTGAAGAAGGGCTTCAAATCGCGAATGCCGCTGCCGCGGTAAAAGACCGTACGCCACATAAGCGCGTCCTCCCGTTCCGGATGCGGATAGATCTCGACGCCTCCAAGCACCAGTTCCCCGCCAATTCGGCAATGGAACGGATCCTGAAGCGCCAGCACGGGAGCGTCTTCTACGGGAAGCCACTTGCCGCCTTGCTCGGAGAAGAAGACGACGTCGGAATGCTCGCTGTCCCTCGATTCCACGCGTCCCGGAATGATATAGAGCCCGCCATCTTGGATTGGAGCGGCGATATTGTATACGTCTTTATCGCCTACGCCTTCGAAGACGATACGCGACGGGCTGTCAGCCCGGGCTCCGGAGGCACGGTAGGCTTCGAGAAGCTCGGTGCAGGCCAGCGGCCTGCGGGCAATTGGTTCTTGAACGGTCATGGTTCGTTTCCCCCAATGTTGATGTTATTTCAGGCTGAACTGCATGCCTTCTTGGAACTTCTTGCTGAATATCAGGAA
This region of Paenibacillus sp. JDR-2 genomic DNA includes:
- a CDS encoding MTP-1 family protein, which gives rise to MTVQEPIARRPLACTELLEAYRASGARADSPSRIVFEGVGDKDVYNIAAPIQDGGLYIIPGRVESRDSEHSDVVFFSEQGGKWLPVEDAPVLALQDPFHCRIGGELVLGGVEIYPHPEREDALMWRTVFYRGSGIRDLKPFFKGPDGMKDIRLVELQSGSIGVFTRPQGEKGGRGKIGFARVASLDALTTNVIDDAPLLEGQFAEGEWGGANEAHLLNDGRIGVLGHTACFDEAGDRHYYPMAFVFDPGNASFTDMKMIAERNRFLPGPSKRPDLQDVVFSGGLVRREDGSALLYAGISDADAQMLTINDPFAGL